The Methanoculleus marisnigri JR1 genome window below encodes:
- a CDS encoding sugar phosphate isomerase/epimerase family protein encodes MGRFAVSTMFFHEYPCDHIFDYVAESGLDGLEFWVETPHFWLRDRPEDELGRCIADHPELSPITVHAPSLDLNPCSINPRVAEISVDYALEAVRMAERMGAAVVTVHPGKRTAKRHPSAYDYRRFEDYIARLREAAEGTRVKVAIENMEPRVNTLLSTAEDAAEVLDREPWLWFTLDMGHAMMTSCDEVIRFIDLCIERMVNVHVSALGGNGRPHHPIHDDPEALQVLAELADRGYGGYLTLELEDMVFPGALSSEEKVVLLSQESEALRVVFP; translated from the coding sequence ATGGGTCGTTTCGCCGTCTCGACCATGTTCTTCCACGAGTATCCCTGCGACCATATCTTCGACTACGTCGCCGAGTCCGGCCTCGACGGGCTCGAGTTCTGGGTCGAGACGCCGCACTTCTGGCTTCGCGACCGCCCTGAAGACGAACTTGGCCGGTGCATCGCGGATCATCCGGAACTCTCGCCGATTACCGTTCACGCCCCGTCGCTGGACCTGAACCCCTGTTCCATCAACCCGCGGGTCGCCGAGATCTCTGTCGACTACGCCCTCGAGGCCGTCCGGATGGCGGAGCGGATGGGTGCCGCCGTGGTCACCGTCCACCCGGGGAAGCGGACGGCGAAACGCCACCCGAGCGCCTACGACTACCGGCGGTTCGAGGACTACATCGCCCGGCTCCGCGAAGCCGCCGAGGGGACGCGGGTGAAGGTGGCGATCGAGAACATGGAACCCCGGGTCAACACCCTCCTCTCGACGGCGGAGGACGCGGCCGAGGTGCTCGATCGGGAACCCTGGCTCTGGTTCACGCTGGATATGGGGCACGCCATGATGACGTCCTGCGACGAGGTAATCCGGTTCATCGATCTCTGCATCGAGCGGATGGTCAACGTCCACGTCAGCGCGCTCGGCGGGAACGGGCGGCCTCACCACCCCATCCACGACGACCCCGAGGCATTGCAGGTGCTTGCGGAACTTGCCGACCGGGGCTACGGTGGATACCTCACGCTGGAACTCGAGGACATGGTCTTTCCCGGGGCGCTCTCGTCCGAGGAGAAGGTCGTGCTTCTTTCGCAGGAATCGGAGGCGCTACGAGTGGTATTCCCGTGA
- the xseA gene encoding exodeoxyribonuclease VII large subunit — protein sequence MMLGGHSTGPERFGTPIFGVSEVSGLICDLLDDARLRRIWVRGEVTNYKNHASGHRYFSLSERNGRSSAVINCVMWRTSASTLAFAPKDGMDVLAWGSVEVYEPHGRYQLIVREMLPAGLGERHLMVERWKQELDAEGLFDPGRKRPLPLFPQRIGVVTSPTGAAVKDILSVISRRYPADVILSPTAVQGEGAHVEIAEAIRRIDGLADVIIVGRGGGSFEDLFAFNHPDVVRAVAACRTPVISAVGHEVDTALCDFAADLRAPTPSAAAERAVPERREVLRELAGCEERMHLLVHSRLAASQSEVEELRERMRPGRLARRINERMQRLAEHDDLLRRAAVARVQRERSALAELRANLEGKNPLAILERGYCIVEAGGRVVRSAASLAPGERVTIRMMDGRAVAVVEETTYDENL from the coding sequence ATGATGCTCGGCGGTCATTCCACCGGCCCGGAACGGTTCGGCACCCCGATATTCGGGGTCTCGGAGGTCTCGGGGCTCATCTGCGACCTCCTCGACGACGCCCGCCTGCGCCGGATCTGGGTGCGGGGGGAGGTGACCAACTACAAGAACCACGCCTCCGGCCACCGTTATTTCTCACTCTCCGAGCGAAACGGAAGAAGTTCCGCGGTGATCAACTGCGTCATGTGGCGCACCTCCGCTTCAACGCTCGCGTTCGCGCCCAAAGACGGCATGGACGTCCTCGCCTGGGGCTCCGTGGAGGTCTACGAGCCTCACGGCAGGTACCAGCTGATCGTCCGGGAGATGCTCCCGGCTGGCCTCGGCGAACGCCACCTCATGGTCGAGCGCTGGAAACAGGAACTCGACGCCGAAGGGCTCTTCGATCCCGGGCGGAAACGGCCTCTGCCCCTTTTCCCGCAGCGGATCGGCGTGGTCACCTCACCGACCGGCGCGGCGGTGAAGGATATCCTCTCGGTCATCTCCCGGCGGTATCCGGCGGACGTTATCCTCTCCCCGACGGCGGTCCAGGGTGAGGGGGCGCACGTCGAGATCGCGGAGGCGATCCGGCGGATCGACGGGCTCGCGGACGTGATCATCGTCGGGCGCGGCGGGGGGAGTTTCGAGGATCTCTTCGCTTTCAACCACCCGGACGTCGTGCGGGCGGTCGCGGCGTGCAGGACGCCCGTGATCAGCGCCGTCGGGCACGAGGTGGACACCGCCCTCTGCGACTTCGCCGCGGACCTCCGGGCGCCGACGCCGTCCGCGGCGGCGGAACGGGCGGTTCCGGAACGCCGGGAGGTGCTCCGGGAACTTGCCGGGTGCGAGGAGAGGATGCACCTGCTCGTCCATAGCCGCCTCGCCGCTTCACAGAGCGAGGTCGAGGAACTCCGGGAGCGCATGCGCCCCGGACGGCTCGCGCGCCGCATCAACGAGCGGATGCAGCGCCTCGCCGAACACGACGACCTGCTCCGGCGGGCGGCGGTCGCCCGGGTGCAGCGGGAACGCTCCGCCCTCGCGGAGCTCCGCGCCAACCTCGAAGGAAAGAACCCTCTCGCCATCCTGGAGCGGGGATACTGCATCGTCGAGGCGGGCGGCAGGGTCGTGAGGAGCGCCGCGAGCCTCGCACCGGGCGAGCGCGTGACGATCAGGATGATGGACGGCCGGGCAGTCGCCGTCGTGGAGGAGACAACGTATGACGAAAACCTTTGA